The window attgttttaatattatctCACAAATTATATAAACCATTCAACCAGCTGCAATGTAATGAATGACTACATATTACACAGTATGGAAGAAAAATATCTCCACTGAAGCGTGTGAATATGAATCCCTTGGGGACTTGCTGGTGGGCAGGTATGAGAGGGGCTGTGTTATGAATTTAGTGAGAAGAGCTTTCAAAATGAAAGAgggcaaagaaaataaatagtgTGACACAAATGAAGTGAGAAAACAGGTCAAGTGTTACATGTAAGTAAAGTCATTTACACAGTGTGTATGCTGCTGAAAGTTTTATTGGATTACATAGTACATGAAGTACATTGattatatattgattatatgtttatgtttgttgaAACGATTGAATTCCAACACATTTTATTGGCAGTTTCTCAGGGAGAAGCCAGACACAagatttttgtctttgttaacATTTGGAGGAGCTGGCATGATGATGGAACGCTTCAGATGGCAGCGGCGccttgaataaaaaaatcatcagcAACAACATAATCAGTGACAATTTgagtctgtgtgcatgtttacaTATATCCATATAGTATACTGTACCTGATAGCAATGTTAGAGTATCTGTTGGTGACATAGGTGTAGAACTGGCAGTTAGGATCTGCAGTGCAAGCTCTCTGGCATGACCCAGCGTCATTTGTCAGAAGATGGCGAATGTCGCCACTATAAAAATCTACTCCTGCATAGGTCTTCTTAATCCAGCCTGTTAGCAGAGAGGAATACAGTTCAATTTAGCTGGCTGAACGATGGAAACTCCCCATTAGCAATGAACCTATCAGATACATGGGTACACATTCATATTTgttgaatgatttaaaatgttcttgATGTAACAAATTTGATTGGTGGTACATACTGTTATCCAGCTGACAGAAGCGTGCTGGTAGCCCAGATATGTGTCCTTCAGTGGTGTGCCATTTCATTGcaactgtatttttcttcacGTAACATTTGAAGAAACGACTGGAGGCATTATGAATGAAAACTTGGGTAAATGCAGATATAAATGTTCACTTTTAATgtaagtgaaaaaaacacacagctgggcAGTCAAAAATACATCCAcaccaaaaatatattttactttcaGCCGTGAAataagtcaaatcaagtcaatatcttACAAAATTACTGTATTTTTGGTGCCAAggtctctctttttgttgtgATCCTTCTgttgcagctgaacaggaaaacccATCTATGGACAGGTATTGCAAATGTCTCTTTATGATCCCTCTGCttcagctgaacaggaaaacccTGTGACTAAAATGATTGTAAACCCAAactgaaacagtttttaaataGGGATCCGTCATTTAGTCATAAATCATAAAGTGCTTCTCATTTTATAAtactttcattgtttttaagttggttttgtgttgtgtgggttttttatcatttttgggGGCACTTTTACCTTGGATGGAGGGCAGTGAAGAGGCAAACACGAAACaagggggagagagatggaaatgACATGCAAGAAGGGTCTTTGGCTGGTACTGAACCAGGAACATTTTGGTTATGTGGCATGGGGTAGTATCCATTCGGCTACTAGGGTGATccaaatttgtttttgtttagtgctgtaatgtgtgtatatttttgttgaATTGTATGTATATTGAAGGCCCATCTATTGGCTATCAGGTATTGCAAATGAACTATTATTAAttactattaaattaattatgaatgcTATTTTTTACGTACCTAATAAAAAGTAGCACAACTGGCAACACTGGATAATTACTGTCAGCCCACTTGCAAGATcaagaaatgtttattttcctctaatttgttgtatttatcTATAGTATTATCTTAAGAATTAGGAGAATAAACTTTATAAAATATCTGAGAGAGCTAAGTCCATATTGTTAGTTGTACCTGTTAACATCATGCTGTAAAAAGTACTTATTGATTCAACATCAATGATTAAAGGTTcaattttgttattttctgtcaattCAGAAAATATAGGCTCACTTCCAACATGTATCAAATATGTATAACTACCCTAATCAAAACTCACTACAGACTACACACATAGTCAAAAACACAACCTACCTGATATAAGTGAAGTAGGTGCAGAGTGGATGAGCCGTGCACAGTGTCTGACAGTGTTCAGGAGAGGCAGCAGGCAGTACCACAATGTCATGTCCTGGGATGTTAGTCCTTGGAAAGAGTTTGCCTTGACATGCTGTATATAACAAGCAGTACAATGAGAAAGTGAATACATCATAGTGCAAGATGTTCTAAAGACCTTTGCAAGTAATGTTGACAATTACCTGGTTCAAAGTATTCAGATGTTTGAATCCCGTGTGAGAATCCAGATATTAGACCAGGTGTTGCTTTTATCTGGGGAATCGTTGGTACTGCCCAGTTGGTTTTCAACCAGCACTTATAGCTAAACACAGATGGAGAAATAACATTACAGAATGCCATCAACTGTATGTCAATGGCTCAACTCTGCCTTTTCACTGGCTGAATTAAACCTCAGTGGGTAAGTACCACTGAACACTGAGAACAAAGTTGCCAGATTGATTCCTTGGACTAGCAGAATGATTGTATCATAAAATCTTTACCCGGgcttataaaaagaaaagaaccgACAGCCAGGGTCATGTGTGCAGACTCTCTGACACT is drawn from Scomber japonicus isolate fScoJap1 chromosome 15, fScoJap1.pri, whole genome shotgun sequence and contains these coding sequences:
- the LOC128373938 gene encoding coagulation factor XI-like, which translates into the protein MRTSDQQVYQNNSLDQLGYYHCYLKSTPSKQPKVHRPKKGFTSGFSLKPCLPCQRPCLPHVYDNVNFPSSDYRTLFTPDYQECQRVCTHDPGCRFFSFYKPGYKCWLKTNWAVPTIPQIKATPGLISGFSHGIQTSEYFEPACQGKLFPRTNIPGHDIVVLPAASPEHCQTLCTAHPLCTYFTYISRFFKCYVKKNTVAMKWHTTEGHISGLPARFCQLDNSWIKKTYAGVDFYSGDIRHLLTNDAGSCQRACTADPNCQFYTYVTNRYSNIAIRRRCHLKRSIIMPAPPNVNKDKNLVSGFSLRNCQ